Genomic window (Mycoplasma sp. NEAQ87857):
TAACTAATGCATAATAAGATACTAGATGGTGAATTATTTGCAAAGGCAATGATTTCTGGAGCAAATGCCTTAACCAATAAGAAAAATCAGATTGATGCATTAAATGTTTTTCCTGTACCTGATGGTGATACAGGAACAAATATGTCTTCAACAGTTAATTCTATTATTAATAATTTGTCAAATTTAGAAGACTATTCAATAGAAAATGTTAGTGCTAAAATTGCTCATTCTATGATATATGAAGCTAGAGGAAATTCTGGGGTTATTTTATCGCAGATTTTTAAAGGTTTTGCTTTAGCTTGTGTCGGAAAAGAAGCTTTAGATGTTAATGAATTAATAGAAGCTTTTAATTCTGCTACAGCAAGAGCTTATAAATCAGTTTTTAAACCTATAGAAGGAACAATTTTAACAGTAATTAGAGAAACAAGTGAAAGTTTAGCAACAAACTTATACAATCAAGATGTTTCTATTGAACAATTTTTTGAAGCAACTTTAAAATATATGCGTAAAAGTTGTGATGAAACTCCAAATAAACTTAAAACTTTACGTGAAGTTGGTGTAACTGATTCTGGTGGAGAAGGTTTATATACTATTTTTTGAGGGATTAACCAATATTTAAATAATCAACCTGTTGAACTTAATGAACAAGAAGAAGATATTGCGAATTTTATTAGTGATAAAGAAGTTTATGAAGGTGAATTTGGATATTGTACTGAAGTATTAGTTGATTTGAATAAACCTGATAGTTTTGATAAAAATAGCTTTATTGAAAAAATGGAAAAAATTGCTAATTCTTTAGTTGTAGTTAATGATGATAATTTACTTAAAATTCATGGACACACTAAAAAACCTGGTAAATTATTAAATTTTGCTCAAAAATTTGGTGAGTTTATCAAAATTAAATCTGAAAATATGACACTTCAAGCTAATAATTCTAAAGCAAATAGTCAAAAATTACAAGAACTAGCAAATGGTGAAAGAAAAAAATGTGCTATTGTTTCATGTAATTTAGGTTCAGGAATCATTGAACGTATGAAGGAATTAGGTTGTGATTATGTAGTTGAAAGTGGCCAAACTCAAAATCCTTCTGCCCAGGATTTAATCAAAGCTTTCCAATCAGTTAATGCTGAAAATATTTTTGTACTACCAAATAATTCTAATGTTATTTTGGTAGCTCAACAAGCAGCTCAGGTATTTACTGATAGCAACATTATAGTTATTCCTACTAAAACTCAAGTACAAGGAATGACAGCCATTTTAAACTTCAATGATTCTACAGATCCAGAGTTAAATCACGAAATGATGCTTGATAGTATTGAAGAAGTAATTTCAGGAGAAATTACTCAAGCAGTAAGAAACACAAAAATTAATAACATTAAAATTTCTAAAAAGGATTATTTAGGAATTTTAAATGGAAAAATAATTACAAGTCAAAAAGATATTATTAAGACCGCAAAAACTTTACTCGAACAAATGATTGATTCAAGTAAAGAAATTGTGTCATTGTATTATGGTGATGATGAATCTTATTCAACAGCGGCAGAAATTGCTAACTATATTACAAGTAAATATGATATTGAGGTTGAAATCATTGAAGGAAATCAACCAAACTATAACTTCCTTATAGGAGTGGAATAAAAATGCAAAATCAAACTTTTAAAATTGTATTTGATATTAATGGTAATGATAATGGACCTTTTGCAGCATATCAAGCTGCAAAAGGTTTTGCTTTAAAAAACCAAAATTTTGAAATTATTTTAGTAGGCGATACTAGTAATTTAGATCTTACAAATAAACCAAATAATATAACTTTAATAGAAAATAAAAACGTTCAATCTGATCCTAAAAATCTTCGTCAAGCAATGAAAGAAGATTGCTCTATGAATGTAGCGATTGAGATATTAAAAAACAATCAAGCTGATGCAATTTTATCTAGTGGAGATAGTGGTTGTTATATAAGTGCATTAACTTTTAAATGTGGAAGAATACCAAATGTTTCTCGTCCAGCATTTATGCCTGTATGTAATGCAACTAATGGGAATAAATTTTTATTTTTAGATGTTGGAGCTAACTTAGTGGTTAAACCTGAATATTTATATGAATGAGCAGTTTTAGCTACTAGTTTTTACCAAGTAATGT
Coding sequences:
- the plsX gene encoding phosphate acyltransferase PlsX: MQNQTFKIVFDINGNDNGPFAAYQAAKGFALKNQNFEIILVGDTSNLDLTNKPNNITLIENKNVQSDPKNLRQAMKEDCSMNVAIEILKNNQADAILSSGDSGCYISALTFKCGRIPNVSRPAFMPVCNATNGNKFLFLDVGANLVVKPEYLYEWAVLATSFYQVMFNKSNPSVTLLNIGTEEYKGNEVVKEANTLLKNDSSLNYVGFNETRDLFKGKVDIALIDGYGGNLVLKSYEGAIFTFVDLLKNRIKSSFIRKIGASIIKGAFKETAKVLDYRNVGCAWVFGVNALAIKTHGSSDALSYTSALNNIKEALEKDLLTKLKGSVNEKTN
- a CDS encoding DAK2 domain-containing protein, whose translation is MHNKILDGELFAKAMISGANALTNKKNQIDALNVFPVPDGDTGTNMSSTVNSIINNLSNLEDYSIENVSAKIAHSMIYEARGNSGVILSQIFKGFALACVGKEALDVNELIEAFNSATARAYKSVFKPIEGTILTVIRETSESLATNLYNQDVSIEQFFEATLKYMRKSCDETPNKLKTLREVGVTDSGGEGLYTIFWGINQYLNNQPVELNEQEEDIANFISDKEVYEGEFGYCTEVLVDLNKPDSFDKNSFIEKMEKIANSLVVVNDDNLLKIHGHTKKPGKLLNFAQKFGEFIKIKSENMTLQANNSKANSQKLQELANGERKKCAIVSCNLGSGIIERMKELGCDYVVESGQTQNPSAQDLIKAFQSVNAENIFVLPNNSNVILVAQQAAQVFTDSNIIVIPTKTQVQGMTAILNFNDSTDPELNHEMMLDSIEEVISGEITQAVRNTKINNIKISKKDYLGILNGKIITSQKDIIKTAKTLLEQMIDSSKEIVSLYYGDDESYSTAAEIANYITSKYDIEVEIIEGNQPNYNFLIGVE